CTCTGGATCCACCAGAGGAAGCCGTTGCGCCACTCGCTCCACTCGAGGGTCAGCATGAGGGTCGCGACCGCGCGTCCGCCCAGGTCGACGACGAAGACGCGACCGCGCGTCGGGTCGGCGAGCAGCGCCTCGACGCCGGCGCGCACGGTGGCGACGTCGAGCTCGCGCTGCTCGGTCTCGCGCGCCATCGCGCAGGCGAACTCGACGAGGACGTCGCGGTCGGCGGGGATCGCGGGACGGACGTAGGGCTCGAAGGTGCTCATCGCGGCGCAGCGTAACCGGGGCGTGGCGCAGATGGCAGGCTCGCGTGAGCTGTCCGAGCTGGCAATAGGGAAGGGTCGATGAGCCTCTTCTATCGGATCGCGTACTGGCTTGGCGTGACGCCGTGGGAGCAAGCTCTCGAGCAACCGTCGGTCGCGCGTCAGCTCGCGGCGCTGTTCGACCGCGAGGAAGAAGGACGCGAGCCGCCGTACGGCCGTGTGCTCGACCTCGGCTGCGGCAGCGGCATCCACGCCGTCGAGCTCGCGCGCCGCGGCTGGCAGGTGGTTGGCGTCGACGCTGTGCCGCGGGCGATCGAGCGGGCGCGCGAGCGCGCTCGCGCGCAGGGCGTGAGCGTCGACTTTCGCCTCGGCGACGTCACCGACCTCGCGGCCCTGCACCTCGAGCCCGGCTTCCGCCTGTTCCTCGACTTCGGCACCGTGCACGGCCTCACGCCGGAGCAGTGCCTCGCGGTGGGGCGCGCGGTCACCGCGCTCGCCGCGCCCGACGCGACGTTGCTGATGATCGCCTTTGCGCCCGGCCGCCGGCCGCCGCTGCCGCGCGGCCTCGACCGCGCGGAGATCGAGCGCATCTACCCCGGGTGGACGATCACCGACGAGCTGGCGCAGGACGCGGAGCTGCCGTGGGTGCTCGAGAAGGTCGGCGCGGCGCCGCGGTGGTACCGGCTGCGGCGGGGGTGAGGTGCGAGACGCGCGTGCCGTTGGCGACCGCGACACCCACAGAGCTGCGCGTGGGGCCCGAGATGAAGCGTCACGCCACGTAGTCGGAGAACTCGTCCGGTGTGGCGTCGAAATCCGCGGCCATGCGAATCGTGCCCTTCGCCGAGCCTGGCTTCCGAGGCACGCCCCCCGTCACGGGCACGAGCCGCAGGATCGGGCGTTTGGCCTCGGCGATGATCACCTCGTCGCCCGCGAGAGCCCGGCGCACGAACTCGGAGAAGCGCGCCCTCGCCTCGCCGATCTTGACCTGGATGCGTGTCGCCTTGGTTGGCTTGCGAGGCATGTTGGCACCCTAGAGGAGCGACGCCGCTCACCCAACCAGCGGCGCTCGATGCTCAGGCTCGGGCACGTTGGCCGGCCGCCCGGCGCCTCTCCACAAACGTTGCATGGCGCGTGCACTTTTGCTGATCTGAGCGCACCCGACCATCCGGTCGGGACCCCCTCCAACACGCGCACAACGCAACGAGAAGGAGCCAAGCAGCATGGGTCGCAAAGTGTACGTCGTCGGCGTCGGCATGACGAAGTTCGAGAAGCCCGGTGCGAGGAACTGGGACTACCCCGACATGGCGAAGGAAGCGGGCGAGAAGGCCCTCGCCGACGCGGGTATCAGCTACGACCTCGTCGAGCAGGCGTGCGTCGGCTACTGCTACGGCGACTCGACCTGCGGGCAGCGCGCCGTCTACCAGCTCGGCCTCACCGGCATCCCGATCTACAACGTCAATAACAACTGCTCGACCGGCTCGACCGCGCTCTTCATGGCGAAGCAGTTCATCGAGGGCGGCATCGCCGACTGCGTGCTCGCGCTCGGCTTCGAGAAGATGGAGAAGGGCTCGCTCGGCGTCAAGTACAACGACCGCACCAACCCCATGGACAAGCAGTTCATGCTGATGAACGAGCTCCGTGGCGTCGGTGCGGCTCCGGTCGCGCCGCAGTTCTTCGGCAACGCCGGCCGCGAGCACATGGAGAAGTACGGCACGACGCCGGACCACTTCGCCAAGATCGGCTGGAAGAACCACAAGCACTCGGTGAACAACCCGTACTCGCAGTTCCAGGACGAGTACTCGCTCGAGCAGATCAAGGCGGCACCGATGGTGTGGGATCCGCTGACCAAGCTGCAGTGCTGTCCGACCTCGGACGGCGGCGCGGCCGCGATCCTGGCAAGCGAAGATTTCGTCAAGAAGCACGGCCTGCAGGCGA
This window of the Candidatus Binatia bacterium genome carries:
- a CDS encoding GNAT family N-acetyltransferase gives rise to the protein MSTFEPYVRPAIPADRDVLVEFACAMARETEQRELDVATVRAGVEALLADPTRGRVFVVDLGGRAVATLMLTLEWSEWRNGFLWWIQSVYVAPEHRQRGFYRMLHEHVRALAREAGDVRGLRLYVERDNRRAQATYRRMGMEETGYLVYEEEIRRA
- a CDS encoding methyltransferase domain-containing protein, with translation MSLFYRIAYWLGVTPWEQALEQPSVARQLAALFDREEEGREPPYGRVLDLGCGSGIHAVELARRGWQVVGVDAVPRAIERARERARAQGVSVDFRLGDVTDLAALHLEPGFRLFLDFGTVHGLTPEQCLAVGRAVTALAAPDATLLMIAFAPGRRPPLPRGLDRAEIERIYPGWTITDELAQDAELPWVLEKVGAAPRWYRLRRG
- a CDS encoding type II toxin-antitoxin system prevent-host-death family antitoxin; protein product: MPRKPTKATRIQVKIGEARARFSEFVRRALAGDEVIIAEAKRPILRLVPVTGGVPRKPGSAKGTIRMAADFDATPDEFSDYVA
- a CDS encoding lipid-transfer protein gives rise to the protein MGRKVYVVGVGMTKFEKPGARNWDYPDMAKEAGEKALADAGISYDLVEQACVGYCYGDSTCGQRAVYQLGLTGIPIYNVNNNCSTGSTALFMAKQFIEGGIADCVLALGFEKMEKGSLGVKYNDRTNPMDKQFMLMNELRGVGAAPVAPQFFGNAGREHMEKYGTTPDHFAKIGWKNHKHSVNNPYSQFQDEYSLEQIKAAPMVWDPLTKLQCCPTSDGGAAAILASEDFVKKHGLQAKAVEILGMAMTTDFPSTFEEKSSMKLVGYDMTKEAARRVYEQSGYGPENVDVVELHDCFSANELITYEALGLCPEGKAGEFIDSGANTYGGKVVVNPSGGLISKGHPLGATGLAQCAELNWQLRGEADKRQVKDAKIALQHNLGLGGAAVVTMYRKAQF